The genomic window GGTTTGGATTGGGGGGAGTGGCTTTAGCCCGCATGGTGCCCTCTTTGTCCCTCCTCAGCCGTCTAGGGTGCGTGCCTGCCTCGACGACCTTGTCATCTACGCTCGCCGCGATAACGTGAACCCCATCGTCAAAGCTGCTATTGTGCACGCTCAATTCGAGACGATCCACCCCTTCATTGACGGGAATGGTCGAACGGGACGGACGCTTCTCCATAAGATTCTACGGCGTGATGGCGTTCTCACCGAAGCGACGCTTCCTGTATCAGCGGGCTTGCTTCACGACGTCGGTATGTATATGGAGTCGCTGAGGGCATATCAAGCTGGTAATCCCATTGCTATTGTTGAGAGGATTGTCGAAGCGCTTGAGCAAGCCATCCTCATAGGCTCACTGGTGGCGAGCGCTCTTGATGATGTACTGTCTAGCTGGTCGTCTCGTATGAAGGAGCGCGTGGGGGCAAGTATCCATCGCTTGCCAAACGTTCTGGCCGAGCAGCCTGTCGTTGATTCCCGATACTTGGCACGCACGATGGGTATCACCGTACGAGCCGCAAATAACCTGCTCGACCGGGCGTGCTCCTATGGGATGCTCAGACCGATTGGCACGGCTCGCC from Coriobacteriia bacterium includes these protein-coding regions:
- a CDS encoding Fic family protein, with protein sequence MEELPWHRDPDELVFASKRQRQRIRSTYWAAVPPAIADRDFSLPQDILSRMDDLMVSLARFDAGQQARGYNLPALLLRSESAASSQIENLTSSVRNVALAELSDGAPHNARLIAGNVAAMHTALALPDDLTVDGICEIHRALMAPSGESFGGELREEQVWIGGSGFSPHGALFVPPQPSRVRACLDDLVIYARRDNVNPIVKAAIVHAQFETIHPFIDGNGRTGRTLLHKILRRDGVLTEATLPVSAGLLHDVGMYMESLRAYQAGNPIAIVERIVEALEQAILIGSLVASALDDVLSSWSSRMKERVGASIHRLPNVLAEQPVVDSRYLARTMGITVRAANNLLDRACSYGMLRPIGTARRGIFYQADELLDVLEEISGMAGIRRVLARGRLT